The genomic region ACGTTCGCCGAGAAGTACGACGCGGCCGTCGACGCCGGGGCCACCGGTGTGGTGATGTACAACAACGTGCCCGGGATGTTCGCCGGCGGCGGCATCACCGACCGCGGCCCGTTCTCCATCGGTGTCTCCGACGCCTCCGGAGCGCACCTGCGCGAACTCCTCGACGCCGGTGAGACCGTCACGCTCGACTGGACCGACGAGTCCGTCTCCACCCCCAACCCGACCGGTGGCCTGATCAGCTCGTTCAGCTCCTACGGCATGTCGCCCGACCTGGACCTGAAGCCCGACATCGGCGCCCCCGGCGGCCTGATCAACTCCACCTACCCGATGGACCAGGGCGGCTACGCCACGATCAGCGGCACCTCGATGTCCTCCCCGCACGTGGCCGGCGGCGTCGCCCTGCTCCTGCAGGCCCGCCCCGAGCTGGCGGCGCACGACGTGCGCACCGTCCTGCAGAACAGCGCCGACCCCAGGAACTGGTGGGGCAACCCCGGCCTCGGCCTGCTCGACAACGCCCACCGCCAGGGCGCGGGCATGATGGACATCCCCGGCGCCGTCCTGGCGACCACGACGGTCACCCCGGGCAAGCTGTCCCTCGGCGCCACCGAGGGCACGGTGAGCGAGACCGTCACCATCACCAACGACGGTGACGAGGAGGCCGTCTACACGCTCGCCCACGAGGCCGCCCTGGGCACCCACGGCAGCACCTTCACCCCCGAGTTCAACGCGGACTCCGCCGAGGTGTCCTTCGACACCGACACGGTGACCGTTCCCGCGGGCGGCTCCGCCGAGGTGGAGGTCACCGTCACCCCGCCGGCGCGCGACTACGAGCAGATGCTCTACGGGGGGTACGTGTCCGTCACCGGCGACGACGGCACGACCTACCGCGTCCCCTACGCCGCCTACAACGGCGACTACCAGGAGATCGAGGCCATGACCCCGATCACCGACGGCGACGGCACCGTCCACGAGCTTCCGTGGCTGACGAAGATCACCGGGTGCGAGGTGTTCGAGGGGCTGGAGTGCGCGGCGGCCGACGGCGGCACGTTCGCCAACCAGCCGGACGGCGCCACTTACTCGATGGACTGGGTCGACGGCCTGCCCGACGTCCCCTACGTCATCGCCCACTTCGACCACCACGTCACCCGTCTGGAGATGGTGGTCGTGGACGAGCGCACCGGTCGGCCGGTCCACCCGCGCCGCAACGTCGCGGTGGACGTCTCGCACGTCAACCGCAGCGCGACGTCGACGTCGTTCTTCTCCTACGCCTGGGACGGCACCGTGACCGACTCCCACGGCCGGGTGAAGGACGTCCGCGACGGGGACTACCGCCTGGAGGCCCGCGCGCTCAAGGCGCTCGGTGACCCGGACGACCCTGCCGACTGGGAGACCTGGACCTCGCCGGTCATCACCATCGCCCGCGGCTGACGCCGCCCGACCAGGACGGGGCCGTCCTCCAGCAGTGGGGGGCGGCCCTTCGCGTCCGCCGGTCCCGGAACGGCGGCCTCCGCGGGCTCAGACCGTGCGCTCGATCTTCTGGCTGATCACCTGGGAGATGCCGTCGCCCTGCATCGTGACGCCGTAGAGCGCGTCGGCCGCCTCCATCGTCCGCTTCTGGTGGGTGATGACGATCAGCTGGGAGGAGGCGCGCAGCTCCTCGAAGATCACCAGCAGCCGCTGGAGGTTGGTGTCGTCCAGCGCGGCCTCGACCTCGTCCATCACGTAGAACGGCGAGGGGCGGGCCTTGAAGATCGCCGCGAGGAAGGCCACCGCCGTCAGCGAGCGCTCGCCGCCGGAGAGCAGCGACAGGCGCTTGACCTTCTTGCCGGGCGGGCGGGCCTCCACCTCGATGCCCGTGGTCAGCATGGCGTCGGGGTCGGTGAGCAGCAGCCGCCCCTCACCGCCGGGGAAGAGCCGGCCGAAGATCGCCGCGAACTCGCGCTCCACGTCCAGGTAGGCCGCGGAGAAGACCTCCTGGACCCGGGCGTCGACCTCCTGGACGATGTCCATGAGGTCGCGGCGGGTCTTCTTCAGGTCCTCCAGCTGCGCGTTGAGGAAGGCGTGCCGCTCCTCCAGCGCCGCGAACTCCTCCAGGGCCAGCGGGTTGATCTTGCCCAGCTGGTTGAGCTGGCGCTCGGCCGCCTTGGCGCGTTTGGCCTGCACCTCGCGCACGTAGGGCACGGGGACGGCGTCCTCGCCGGCGTCGATCGGCGGCGGGACCGGCACCCGGGGACCGTACTCGGCCACCAGGGTGGGCACGTCCACGCCCAGCTCCTCCATGGCCTTGGTCTCCAGCTGCTCCAGGCGCAGGCGCCGCTCGGCCCGCGCCACCTCGCCGCTGTGCGCGGAGCTGGTCAGCTTCTCCAGCTCCACCGACATCTCGCGTACCCGGGCGCGCACGGTCCGCAGTTCGGCGTCGACGGCCTCCTTACGCGCCTCCGCCGCGGCCCGCTCACTCTCGGCGGCGGCCAGCGACACGGCGATGCGTTCCAGGGCCAGCCGGGCGCCCTCGGCGACGGCCTCGGCGATGGTGGCCTGGGCGGCGCGCGTCCGGCGCCGCTCGACGGCGCGCTCCATGGCGCGGCGCTCCTCGAAGGCCTGGGCCCGCAGCGCCTCGGCCCGGCCCGCGATGGACCGCGCGCGCTCCTCCGCGGTGCGCACCGCCAGGCGGCGCTCCATCTCCGTGGCCCGGGCGCGGGAGGCCTGCGCGGCCAGCTCGTCACGGGTCTCGGGGTCGGGCGCGTCCTCCTCGATGGAGGCGGCCATCTCCTCGGCCTCGGCGAGCTCCTCCTCCAGCCGGGCGAGCTTGTCGGCGTCCTCGCCCTTGGCCGTGGCGGCCTTGGCCGCCGCCGCGGCGTAGCGCTCGGACTCGGCCTCGGCGGACCTGGCCTGCCCGCCCAGTTTGCCCAGCCGCTGGGCGGACTCGTTGCGCTTGCGGTCGCTCTGGCGGCGGCGGGCGGTGATCTCCTCGACGGTCGCGGCCATCTCGGCGCGTTCGCGCTTCAGAGCCTCCAGGTCGGTGGCGATCCGCTTGGCGGCCTCGGTGGCCTCCTCCAGCCGCTCCGCCGCCTCGTCGACGGCCGCCTGGACCTCCAGCAGGCTGGGCGCGGCGGCCGACCCGCCGTAGACCAGGGCGGCGCCGAAGACGTCGCCCTCGGCGGTGACCGCCCGTAGTTCGGGATGCTCCGCGACGAGGTCGCGGGCGGCCGGCGCGTCGGCGACGAGCGCCGTCCGCTCCAGCAGCGCGGCGACGGCGCCGCGCAGGTGGTCGGGCGTGCCGACGACGTCGACCGCGTAGCGCGCGCCCTCGGGCAGTTCGGGCCAGGACGCACGGGGCCGTCCCGGCTCGGCCCCCGCCACGACCACGCCCGCCCGGCCGGCGTCCCGCTCCCGCAGGAGTTCCAGCGCGGCCAGCGCGGTACCGGGCGCCTCGACGGCCACGGCACCGGCCGCCACGCCGAAGGCCGCGGCCACCGCCGTCTCGTGGCCGGCGTCGACCTGCACCAGCCCGGCGAGCCCGCCGAGGGTCCCGGGCAGGTCGGCGTCCAGGAGGGTGCCCGCGCCGTCCTTGTGCGCCAGGCCCAGTTCCAGGGCCTCCTTGCGGGCGGCCAGGGCGGAGCGTTCGCCCTCGGCGGTGCGCTCGGCGTCGCGCAGCTGGTTCAGTTCGGCGTCCAGGGCGGAGAGCCTGCGGGAGGCCCGCTCGTGGTCGGCGTCGAGTTCGGCGTCGCCCTCGTCCAGTCCGGCGGACTCCTCGGCGGCCATCTCGTACTCGGTCTGGGCCTCGGCCGCGCGTTCGGCGGCCTGCCGCGCGGCCTCCTCCAGCCGGGCGATCTCCGCCTCGCCGGAGGCCATCCGGCCGCGCAGGCTCTCCACCCGCGCGCCGAGCCGTACCAGGCTCTCCCTGCGCTCGGCGGAGGCGCGTCCGGCCGCCTCCAGCCGCTTCTCCTCGCGGTGGAGGGCGTCCTCGGCGGCGGCGCGCTCGGTGACGGTGGTCTCCAGGGCCTCGCGGGCCTCCTCCAGCCGGGCGAGCAGTTCCTCCTCCTGGGCGGCGGCCTCCTCGGCCTCCATCTCCAGTTCCTCGGGGTCGCGCCGGTGGACGGGTTCGTCGGCGACGGCGGCGAGGTTGCGGTGGCGCTCGTTCGCCAGACCGCGCACGGCGTCCAGCCGCTCGGTCAGCCGCGAGAGCGCGTGGTAGGTCTCCGTCGCGCGGGCGAGTTCGGGCGCGGCCTCGGCGGACTGGGCCTCCAGGGCGGTCTCGCGCTCCTGGGCCTGGGTGAGGGCGGCCTCGGCGGCACCGCGCCGGGCGAGGACGTCCTTCTCGTCGGCCTCCTCCTTGGCGAGCTGGTCGGTGAGGGTGACGATGTCGTCGGCCAGCAGGCGCAGGCGGGCGTCGCGCAGGTCGGCCTGGATGACGGCGGCCCGCCGGGCCAGCTCGGCCTGGCGGCCCAGGGGCTTGAGCTGGCGGCGCAGTTCCGCGGTGAGGTCGGTGACGCGGTCCAGGTTGCCCTGCATCGCGTTGAGCTTGCGGATCGCCTTCTCTTTGCGCTTGCGGTGCTTGAGGATGCCGGCGGCCTCCTCGATGAGGGCGCGGCGCTCCTCGGGGCCGGCGTGCAGCACGGTGTCGAGCTGGCCCTGGCCGACGATGACGTGCATCTCGCGGCCGATACCGGAGTCGCTGAGCAGGTCCTGGATGTCCAGGAGCCGACAGGTGTCGCCGTTGATCGCGTACTCCGAGCCTCCGTTGCGGAACATGGTCCGCTTGATGGTGACCTCGGTGTAGTCGATCGGCAGGGCGCCGTCGGTGTTGTCGATCGTGAGGCTGACCTCGGCGCGTCCCAGCGCCTGGCGGGTGGAGGTGCCCGCGAAGATCACGTCCTCCATCTTGCCGCCGCGCAGGGACTTGGCGCCCTGCTCCCCCATCACCCAGGAGAGCGCGTCGACCACGTTGGACTTACCGGAGCCGTTGGGACCCACCACACAGGTGATCCCCGGCTCCAGGCGCAGGGTGGTGGCCGACGCGAACGACTTGAAGCCGCGCAGCGTCAGATTCTTCAGATACACCCGCACCTCCCACGATGGTCACCTCGGATACACAGGGCGACCACCCAAGGGTGCCACGAAGCCGGGACCAATAAAGCTCATACCGCGGCCGAAGGCCGTCCGTTGAGGGTGGTGGTGGGCGACGGGCGGGCGATTGGCGCGGCCGAAGGCCGTCCGTTGAGGGTGCTGGCGGGCGACGGGCGGGCGATTGGCGCGGCCGAAGGCCGTCCGTTGAGGGTGGTGGTGGGCACCTGGCGACCGATCCCCGCAGCGGGGGCCGTCCGTTCAGGCGGTGGCGGACGCCGGACGGGCGTGGCCGGAGCGGCGAGCCGCGGTCGGGACCGGCGGGCGCGCGGAGGGGCGCCCGCGGTCGGCGATCCGAGGGGATGGGGGATCCGACGGACACGGAGGGTTGCGCATCGGGCCGCCGGGTACAACGTCAAAGAGACCGCAATCGAAAGGAAAAATCTGCGGCGAGATATGGCGGCCACAACGACCGCCAGTGCGATGTGTTACAGCGTCGGTGAGACCCGGCCAGGGACGCCAGTTGTCCTGCGTTCGGCGTCCCCGTCAAGGATCTTCACGTCGTCAGGGTGTCCGGACCACGATCCGACACGGTCGACGCTGGGTCAGGCGAGCGCGGGCTCGCGGTCGGTCGCGCTGACGGCGACGTCGGTGACGGCCATGCTGAGCTGGTCGTTGCGGGCCTGAAGACGACTGACCTCGTCCTCAAGGTCGCGTACTCGCTTCTGAAGCCGTCGCATCTCCGCGACCATACGAGGGTCGGAGCCGCCGACGTGGCCAAACAGAGCCTTCGCCATGATGTGGGTCCTCCACGCTGAGTGACCAGATGTGGTCCGCGCACGCGACTCCCCGCGTAATTCACTTGGCGTTGCCTGTGACGCGGGTGTATAAGTGCGCGGTGTGCCTTCCAGAGTCTCACTCCGAACGGCCCTGGTCAAGATTGAATTACAACTGTCCGTAATTGCCATAACGCATGCCGAAACGATCAGGGCAGGCGATGTGGCACGGTTCGATGGTTCCCACCCCCGGCGACGCCGGAGTCCCGCGAGACGCGAGCGTGGACCCACCCCGCACTGATCCGTGGGACCTTCCCGGTCCCCGTCGGCGGGCGGTGTGGGCGAACCGCGTTACCCCCCAAGCATACTCACCGTTCCACGAAACCGGTGAACGTACCCCCAGACTGAGCCCAACGTTCGACCACAGAGTCCACACGACCGGGTGTCCGGCCGCTTCTGAGGTGCTCCAGAAGGCGTTCGCACGCGCTCCGACCGCCCTCGGCGACCACCTCGACACGCCCGTCGTCGAGGTTCGTCGCCGCGCCACTCAGCCCCAGTTCCAGGGCTCTGGACCGCGTCCACCAGCGGAAACCCACGCCCTGGACGCGCCCGCGCACCCACGCGGTCAGCCGAACCGTCTCGGTTCCGTCCCCCACGGCCCGATCACTCCCTTACCTCGCGGAGACACTTTCCTCACCGACACGCCAGAGCGCCCTGAGAAGGCCGCCCAGACCCCCTCCGGGGCACCCGAACGCCCCCGGGCCACCCCTCAACGGACGCCTGCGGCGCTATCCCCCGCCCGTCACCCGCCACCGCCCGCGAGCCGCTTCGCGGAGGTGCGGGCCGCCCTCAACGGACGCCTTCGGCACTATCTCTTCTGGCAGCGGGGGCAGCTGAACGAGGAGCGGTTCATGAACGCCTCGCGCACGATGGCCGCGCCGCAGCGCCCGCACGGCCGGTCGCGCCGGCCGTAGGCGTTGAGGCCGCGCTCGAAGTAGCCGCTCTCCCCGTTGACGTTCACGTAGAGCCCGTCGAACGTGGTGCCGCCGACCGCCAGCGCCTCGGTCATCACGTCGGTGACGTGGCCGAGCAGTTCCCCGCCCGCCTCGTCGGACAGCCCCCGGGTGCTCCGCGACCAGTGCAGGCGCGCCCGCCACAGCGCCTCGTCCGCGTAGATGTTGCCCACACCGCTGACCAGGGTCTGGTCCAGCAGGGCACGCTTGACCTCGGTGCGCCGCGCCCGCAGCGCGCGCACGCACGCCGCCGCGTCGAACTCCGGATCCAGCGGGTCCAGGGCGATGTGGTCCACCGACCCCGGCACGCCCGCCCGCTCGCCCGGCCCCTCCACCAGGAGGTGGCCGAACGTGCGCTGGTCCACGAAGCGCAGCTCCTGCCCGTCGGACAGCGGCAGCCGCACCCGCAGGTGCTTCTCGTCCGGCTTGCCGGCGGGCTGGACCAGGATCTGGCCGCTCATGCCCAGGTGGGCCAGGAGCATCTCGCCGCTGTCCAGCTCCAGCCACAGGTACTTGCCCCGGCGGCGGGCGGCCACGGGCACGCGTCCGGCCAGCCGGGCGGCGAAGTCCGCGGCGCCCGGCACATGGCGGCGCACCGAGCGCGGGTGCAGGACCTCGACCCCCTTGAGGGTCCGGCCCAGCCCGTGCCGTTCCAGACCCGCGCGGACGACCTCGACCTCGGGTAGTTCGGGCACGGCGCTCAGCCCTGTCCGTTGCCGGAGCCGCCCGCGGCGGCCTCCGAGCGGGCCTTGATCGCCTTCCAGGCGGACTCGGCCGCCTGCTGCTCGGCCTCCTTCTTGCTGCGGCCCTCGCCCAGTCCGTAGCTCTCCCCGGCGACGTGGACCGTCGCGCGGAAGGTCTTCTGGTGGTCGGGGCCGCTCTCGTCCACGTGGTACTCGGGCACGCCGAGCATCTCCGCCGCGGTGAGCTCCTGGAGCGACGTCTTCCAGTCCAGGCCCGCGCCGAGCCCGGAGGCCGTGGCGATCAGCGGGTCGAAGAGGCGGTGCACGAACTCGGAGGCCACGTCCAGGCCGCGGTCGAGGTAGACCGCGCCGATGATCGCCTCCAGGGTGTCGGCGAGGATCGAGGACTTGTCACGGCCCCCGGTGCCCTCCTCGCCCCGGCCGAGCCGGATGTAGGCGCCGATGCCCAGGCCGCGGGACACGTCGGCCAGGGCCCGCATGTTGACCACGGCGGCGCGCAGTTTGGCGAGCTGGCCCTCGGGCAGGTCGGGGTGCTTGCGGAAGAGGGTGTCGGTCACCACCAGGCCGAGCACGGAGTCCCCCAGGAACTCCAGGCGCTCGTTGGTGGGCAGACCGCCCTTCTCGTAGGCGTAGGAGCGGTGCGTCAGGGCCCGGAGCAGGATCTTGGAGTCGACCTCGACCCCGATCGCCTTGTGGAACGCCCTGGCCTCGGAGACGGAGAGTTGACTGGCCACGCGACTTCACTTCCCTGTTCGTGCGCGCCGGGGGTCGGCGCTCGTGCTGGCGTAGGGTACGGGCTGGAGGCCCCGACCAGGGTGCTCGAACACGAGGTGACCGTCGCGGGAGCGGAACTCCCCCGGCAGCCACCACGAACTCGGGAACCCGGGAGGTCCGGACCACCGGTGCTACCGCGGTTCTCGTTCTGTAGTGCCCACTGTATTGCCCGCGACACGGGCAACGCCTCACTCTACAAAGCCGGGCGCCCGCGCCCCAGGGCCCGACAACACCTCGGGGCGGACCCGAAGTGGGTCCGCCCCGAGGAGAGCACGTGGGCACGCGTGGGAACGCACGCCCTACGCCGGGTTGACGACCTGGCGGTTGTTGTAGGTGCCGCAGGTCGGGCACGCGATGTGGGGCTGCTTCGGGTCACGGCAGCGCGGGCAGTTGACCAGCACCGGGCGCGACGCCTTCCACTGGGAACGGCGGGTCCGGGTGTTGCTCCGCGACATCTTCCGCTTCGGGACGGCCACTTCAAACCTCCTGGGTCACCCCCGCGGTCGCGGGAGGCTTCTTGTCTGGTCACCCCGCGCGGTGGCGGGGAGGGTGTGGACCGGCCGGCGGGGGCGCCCTGGGGCACCGTCCGTGACCGGTTCACGAGCTCATCGTTCGCCGGGATCCTCCGCGATACCGCGGAGCGCCTCCCAACGCGGGTCGACGCCGTCGCCGTGGCGGTGGTCGGGACCGACCTCGGCGAGCTTGGCCCCGCACTCCGCGCACAGCCCCGGGCAGTCGGGTCCGCACAGCGGGGAGAGTGGGAGCGCGAGCACGACCGCGTCCCGGACCACGGGCCCGAGGTCGAGCAGATCGCCCTCTAGATAGTAGTCCTCATCCTCGTCCGCCGAGTCCCCGTCCGCCGCGACGGCCTCGTCGTCGCCCCCGGGATAGCGGTACATCTCCTGGAAGCCGACCTCCAGGTCCTCCGCCAGGGGGTCGAGGCAGCGCGAGCACTCCGCCGTATGCTGGCCGCGGACGGTCCCGGTGACGAGGACGCCCTCCATCACCGCTTCCAGCCGCAGGTCGAGCTCGATCTCGCTGCCCGCGGGAACGGCGGCCATCGCCGTCGCGAACGCCTCGGGGACGGTCACGATGCGCTTGACGGTCCGCATCGACCCCGGCTGGCGGCCCAGCTGGCGGGTGTCGACCACGAACGGGTCACGAGGATCTAGACGAGACAGGGTAATCGCGCTTTCACGAGGTACTGGGATGCCGGGCACGCGGGACGCGTCACTGCGGACGAGTGCGGCGTGACCAGGCCGCGCGCACGCCGAAGACCGACGACACGCATGGTCGAACCGCAATCCTACCTACCATGCCCCCGACCACCCAAATCAGGCCCGGAACGGCCGTGGGCGCGGGGCTCGGACGGGCTACCGCACGGGGCGGCGGCGTTCCTCGTACTTCTCGCGCAGCCGCTCCTCGACGTAGGGGGTCACCAGGCTGGAGACGTCCCCCGAGTGCTGGGCGATCTCGCGGACCAGGCTGGAGGACAGGAACGAGTACTCGGGGTTGGCCGTCATGAACACCGTCTCCACGCCGGACAGGCGGTAGTTCATCTGGGCGATCTGGAGCTCGTAGTCGAAGTCGCTGACCGAGCGGAGGCTGCGCACGATGGTCTCGATGCCGTTGTCGCGGCAGAAGTCGACGAGCAGCCCGTCGAACTCGCTCACGCGGACGTTGCCCAGCTCCGAGGTGCCCTCGGCGAGCATGTCGAGCTTTTCGGGGACGCTGAAGAGCCCCCGCTTGTTGACGTTGTTGAGGACGGCGGCGACCACCTCGTCGTACAACTTGGCGGCTCTGCCGATGATGTCGATATGACCGTAGGTCACCGGGTCGAACGACCCCGGGCAGACGACACGGCGCACGTTGGATCGCCCCTCTCACACGGACTACTCACGGGTAAGGCGATCGTAGGGGCTCGCTCCGACGACGAAACGGGCACCACCCACTTAGTGACCCCCATCGCACACGTTCCGGCCGCGCGTGCACATCCCGCACACCGACCGCACCGGCACGACCCGTCCGGCACGCTCCTGACGTGCTGGAACAACCCATGTGACCGATTTCTACCCCACTGTGACCGCACACCGTGGAGGCGCGCCGGACGCTAGCCGTCGAGAGCGGCGCGGGCGTACCAGAGGACCGCTTCGCCGTAGCCCCGGCTGCGGTCGGGCTTCAGGCCCTTCGGCCAGGCGGGCTCCGCACCGCGCTTGGACCGCTCCACCACGACGACCGCGTCCCCGGTCAGCCAGCCCCCCTCGACCAGCCCGGACAGGACCGCGGCGACCACCTCGTCGGAGACCGCGTAGGGCGGGTCCGCGACGACCAGGTCGAAGGGCTCGCCCGGGTTCCCGCCGTCGACCACGCGCTCCACCCGGTCCGCTACCAGCCGGGCGCCCGGAAGCCGCAGCGCGGCGATGTTCGACCGGATCACCTGGGCCGCCCTGCGGTCGGACTCCACCAACAGGGCGTGCGCCGCTCCACGCGACAGGGCCTCCAGCCCGATCGCGCCCGACCCCGCGTACAGGTCCATGACGCGGATCCCCTCGAGGTCGCCGAGGTCGGACTGGACGGACGCGAACAGCGCCTCGCGGGCGCGGTCGCTGGTGGGCCGGGTCGTGCGGCCGTCGGGAGCGGAGATCCGCCGCCCCCCGGCAGCCCCGGCGATGATGCGGGCCATGGCTCCCACTGTATTTTCTTTGGGCCGCCGCTCGTTCCTCGCTTTGGCCCGTGCTCGGGGCGCTGGGAGGCCAGTGTTCTTCGTCGTCGACTTGCCTTGCTCGCACGCTGGCTGCGGCCCCGTCTCCTCCTGCAGAACACTGGCTACTCGGCGCCCCGTGTCCGAGCCTGCGAGGGCGCCGGAGAGTACGGCGAGGGCGCCGACGCGTCCTGGAGGGCCTGGAGGTGCACTCCCGAGGAACGAGGGAGTGCACCGGAAGGACCGAAGGGCGCGTCTTCCGGGCGCACGAGCACGGGCCAAAGCAAGAAGGACTGCGCCGCAGGCGTCCGTTGAGGGTGGTGGCGGGCGACGGCGTGGGCACGAGCGGCGGCCCAAAGAAAACACAGCTACCCCTTGTCCAGGTACTCCGCCCGTTCCTCCGGGAGCAGGGCCGCCAGGGCCTCGGCCAGCGGCGGGTGGGCCGTGAGGTCGGGGTCCTTCGCCGCGTAGACGGTCGCCTCCTCGCGTGCCTCTCCGATGAGCTCCTCGTCCTTGAGCAGGGTGAGCATCCGCAGGCTCGACCGGGCTCCCGACTGGGCGTCGCCCAGGACGTCGCCCTCGCGGCGCAGCTCCAGGTCCACCCGGGAGAGCTCGAACCCGTCGGTGGTG from Nocardiopsis aegyptia harbors:
- a CDS encoding S8 family serine peptidase, translated to MVSHRSRLASLAGLTLLAGLTTAAPAVADDDSELAPLHPAPSAETGEMTHQADNLWFIELESPPASEGTSPSEVEDEQEEFRADADEQGLEYTERLAFGELWNGLSVEMDDAQVGNAREIPGVSAIYPVMRYEIPGADDSAPDLDTALAMTGADIGQNELGLTGEGLRVAVMDTGIDYTHPDLGGPGPFPTDRVATGHDFVGDDFDASHPATSTPAPDDDPQDCHGHGTHVAGIVGAEGEVTGVAPDVEFGAYKVFGCSGSTTADIMIAAMETALADDMDVLNMSIGSSHSWPQYPTATASDNLVDEGMVVVASIGNEGDTGLYSAGAPGLGANVIGVASYDNTHVQAASVVASPSGESLAYMEMGAAAPPPASGTTDELVYIGRGCLSAGDTLEGDPAGATALMVRGACTFAEKYDAAVDAGATGVVMYNNVPGMFAGGGITDRGPFSIGVSDASGAHLRELLDAGETVTLDWTDESVSTPNPTGGLISSFSSYGMSPDLDLKPDIGAPGGLINSTYPMDQGGYATISGTSMSSPHVAGGVALLLQARPELAAHDVRTVLQNSADPRNWWGNPGLGLLDNAHRQGAGMMDIPGAVLATTTVTPGKLSLGATEGTVSETVTITNDGDEEAVYTLAHEAALGTHGSTFTPEFNADSAEVSFDTDTVTVPAGGSAEVEVTVTPPARDYEQMLYGGYVSVTGDDGTTYRVPYAAYNGDYQEIEAMTPITDGDGTVHELPWLTKITGCEVFEGLECAAADGGTFANQPDGATYSMDWVDGLPDVPYVIAHFDHHVTRLEMVVVDERTGRPVHPRRNVAVDVSHVNRSATSTSFFSYAWDGTVTDSHGRVKDVRDGDYRLEARALKALGDPDDPADWETWTSPVITIARG
- the smc gene encoding chromosome segregation protein SMC, with the translated sequence MYLKNLTLRGFKSFASATTLRLEPGITCVVGPNGSGKSNVVDALSWVMGEQGAKSLRGGKMEDVIFAGTSTRQALGRAEVSLTIDNTDGALPIDYTEVTIKRTMFRNGGSEYAINGDTCRLLDIQDLLSDSGIGREMHVIVGQGQLDTVLHAGPEERRALIEEAAGILKHRKRKEKAIRKLNAMQGNLDRVTDLTAELRRQLKPLGRQAELARRAAVIQADLRDARLRLLADDIVTLTDQLAKEEADEKDVLARRGAAEAALTQAQERETALEAQSAEAAPELARATETYHALSRLTERLDAVRGLANERHRNLAAVADEPVHRRDPEELEMEAEEAAAQEEELLARLEEAREALETTVTERAAAEDALHREEKRLEAAGRASAERRESLVRLGARVESLRGRMASGEAEIARLEEAARQAAERAAEAQTEYEMAAEESAGLDEGDAELDADHERASRRLSALDAELNQLRDAERTAEGERSALAARKEALELGLAHKDGAGTLLDADLPGTLGGLAGLVQVDAGHETAVAAAFGVAAGAVAVEAPGTALAALELLRERDAGRAGVVVAGAEPGRPRASWPELPEGARYAVDVVGTPDHLRGAVAALLERTALVADAPAARDLVAEHPELRAVTAEGDVFGAALVYGGSAAAPSLLEVQAAVDEAAERLEEATEAAKRIATDLEALKRERAEMAATVEEITARRRQSDRKRNESAQRLGKLGGQARSAEAESERYAAAAAKAATAKGEDADKLARLEEELAEAEEMAASIEEDAPDPETRDELAAQASRARATEMERRLAVRTAEERARSIAGRAEALRAQAFEERRAMERAVERRRTRAAQATIAEAVAEGARLALERIAVSLAAAESERAAAEARKEAVDAELRTVRARVREMSVELEKLTSSAHSGEVARAERRLRLEQLETKAMEELGVDVPTLVAEYGPRVPVPPPIDAGEDAVPVPYVREVQAKRAKAAERQLNQLGKINPLALEEFAALEERHAFLNAQLEDLKKTRRDLMDIVQEVDARVQEVFSAAYLDVEREFAAIFGRLFPGGEGRLLLTDPDAMLTTGIEVEARPPGKKVKRLSLLSGGERSLTAVAFLAAIFKARPSPFYVMDEVEAALDDTNLQRLLVIFEELRASSQLIVITHQKRTMEAADALYGVTMQGDGISQVISQKIERTV
- a CDS encoding acylphosphatase, which codes for MGDGTETVRLTAWVRGRVQGVGFRWWTRSRALELGLSGAATNLDDGRVEVVAEGGRSACERLLEHLRSGRTPGRVDSVVERWAQSGGTFTGFVER
- the mutM gene encoding bifunctional DNA-formamidopyrimidine glycosylase/DNA-(apurinic or apyrimidinic site) lyase, with amino-acid sequence MPELPEVEVVRAGLERHGLGRTLKGVEVLHPRSVRRHVPGAADFAARLAGRVPVAARRRGKYLWLELDSGEMLLAHLGMSGQILVQPAGKPDEKHLRVRLPLSDGQELRFVDQRTFGHLLVEGPGERAGVPGSVDHIALDPLDPEFDAAACVRALRARRTEVKRALLDQTLVSGVGNIYADEALWRARLHWSRSTRGLSDEAGGELLGHVTDVMTEALAVGGTTFDGLYVNVNGESGYFERGLNAYGRRDRPCGRCGAAIVREAFMNRSSFSCPRCQKR
- the rnc gene encoding ribonuclease III codes for the protein MASQLSVSEARAFHKAIGVEVDSKILLRALTHRSYAYEKGGLPTNERLEFLGDSVLGLVVTDTLFRKHPDLPEGQLAKLRAAVVNMRALADVSRGLGIGAYIRLGRGEEGTGGRDKSSILADTLEAIIGAVYLDRGLDVASEFVHRLFDPLIATASGLGAGLDWKTSLQELTAAEMLGVPEYHVDESGPDHQKTFRATVHVAGESYGLGEGRSKKEAEQQAAESAWKAIKARSEAAAGGSGNGQG
- the rpmF gene encoding 50S ribosomal protein L32 translates to MAVPKRKMSRSNTRTRRSQWKASRPVLVNCPRCRDPKQPHIACPTCGTYNNRQVVNPA
- a CDS encoding YceD family protein, which produces MVDTRQLGRQPGSMRTVKRIVTVPEAFATAMAAVPAGSEIELDLRLEAVMEGVLVTGTVRGQHTAECSRCLDPLAEDLEVGFQEMYRYPGGDDEAVAADGDSADEDEDYYLEGDLLDLGPVVRDAVVLALPLSPLCGPDCPGLCAECGAKLAEVGPDHRHGDGVDPRWEALRGIAEDPGER
- the coaD gene encoding pantetheine-phosphate adenylyltransferase, which codes for MRRVVCPGSFDPVTYGHIDIIGRAAKLYDEVVAAVLNNVNKRGLFSVPEKLDMLAEGTSELGNVRVSEFDGLLVDFCRDNGIETIVRSLRSVSDFDYELQIAQMNYRLSGVETVFMTANPEYSFLSSSLVREIAQHSGDVSSLVTPYVEERLREKYEERRRPVR
- the rsmD gene encoding 16S rRNA (guanine(966)-N(2))-methyltransferase RsmD, encoding MARIIAGAAGGRRISAPDGRTTRPTSDRAREALFASVQSDLGDLEGIRVMDLYAGSGAIGLEALSRGAAHALLVESDRRAAQVIRSNIAALRLPGARLVADRVERVVDGGNPGEPFDLVVADPPYAVSDEVVAAVLSGLVEGGWLTGDAVVVVERSKRGAEPAWPKGLKPDRSRGYGEAVLWYARAALDG